A window of the Bacteroides thetaiotaomicron VPI-5482 genome harbors these coding sequences:
- a CDS encoding UpxZ family transcription anti-terminator antagonist, translating into MDAIILQENIEGLLSLVRMLLPGGGSAGCVYLDDLSALQRSIHEKINDLYSQRGETPEQDATLCLAILQGYNVSMYANPEDEERKQAVLTRSLSLLDVLPPSLLKQQLSAVCHGMQELCEIN; encoded by the coding sequence ATGGATGCTATTATTTTACAAGAAAATATAGAGGGTTTATTAAGTTTGGTACGTATGCTGCTTCCTGGTGGGGGGAGTGCAGGCTGCGTGTATTTGGATGATCTTTCAGCATTACAACGATCCATCCACGAAAAGATTAACGATTTATATTCTCAACGGGGGGAGACACCGGAGCAGGATGCTACCCTGTGTTTGGCCATCCTTCAGGGATATAATGTGTCGATGTACGCCAATCCGGAAGACGAAGAAAGAAAACAGGCTGTTTTGACCCGTTCTCTGTCTCTTCTCGATGTTCTTCCCCCTTCTCTTCTTAAGCAACAGTTATCTGCCGTCTGTCATGGGATGCAGGAACTGTGTGAAATCAACTGA
- a CDS encoding polysaccharide biosynthesis/export family protein, translating into MKIQRLFSILLFCLMLGSGSLMAQSMSDSQVLEYVKDGIRQGKEQKQLASELARKGVTKEQAMRVKQLYEQQNNVNTSKSTGTDINESRLREETKKNTSDMLEDHPTTQDLARGDQVFGRNIFNTRNLTFEPSVNLATPANYRLGPGDEVIIDIWGASQNTIRQQISPEGTINIQKIGPVNLSGMTVSAANDYLKNALNKIYNGLNNTTDPTSDIRLTLGNIRTIQINVMGEVVQPGTYALSSFSTVFHALYRAGGVSDIGSLRNVQLVRNGKNIATIDVYEFIMKGNTQDDIRLQEGDVVIVPAYDVLVKISGKVKRPMRFEMKKEENLATLIKYAGGFEADAYTRSLRVVRQNGEEYEVNTVKDIDYNIYKMRNGDVVTAEAILNRFTNKLEIRGAVYRPGIYQLSGKLNTIRELVHEAQGLTGDAFLNRAVLYRQREDLTSEVVQIDIKSIMDGTSPNLALMKNDILYIPSIHDLEDRGNVTVHGEVAHPDSYPYADNMTLEDLIIQAGGLKEAASTVRIDISRRIKNPRSTADNDTIGQMYTFSLKDGFVIDGQPGFILEPYDQVYVRRSPGYQAQQNVAIEGEILFGGNYAMTSREERLSDLVNKAGGPTNYAYLRGAKLTRVANASEKKRMGDVIRLMSRQLGEAMIDSLGIRVEDTFTVGIDLEKALSNPKSNADLVLREGDVISIPKNTNTVTINGAVMVPNTVSYMKGKNVDYYLNQAGGCSDNARKSKKFIVYMNGQVTKVKGSGKKQIEPGCEIIVPGKAKKKGNIANILGYATSFSSLGMMIASIANLIKK; encoded by the coding sequence ATGAAAATACAACGACTTTTTAGCATTCTACTCTTCTGTTTGATGCTGGGAAGTGGCTCGCTTATGGCTCAGTCCATGAGTGACTCACAGGTACTGGAATATGTAAAAGACGGCATCCGCCAAGGCAAGGAACAGAAGCAGCTTGCTTCCGAACTAGCCCGTAAGGGTGTAACCAAAGAACAGGCAATGCGTGTGAAGCAGCTATACGAGCAGCAGAACAATGTAAATACCTCGAAATCAACGGGCACGGACATCAACGAATCCCGCCTGCGTGAAGAGACTAAGAAGAATACTTCCGATATGCTGGAGGATCATCCGACTACTCAGGACCTTGCCCGTGGTGATCAGGTCTTCGGACGTAACATCTTCAATACCCGCAACCTGACGTTCGAGCCTAGTGTCAACCTTGCCACTCCTGCCAATTACCGTCTTGGTCCCGGTGATGAAGTCATCATTGATATCTGGGGTGCGAGCCAGAACACGATCCGCCAGCAAATCTCTCCTGAAGGTACTATCAACATTCAGAAGATCGGCCCTGTCAACCTTAGCGGTATGACAGTCTCTGCCGCCAATGACTATCTGAAGAACGCCCTGAATAAAATATATAACGGTCTGAACAACACGACCGATCCAACTTCCGACATCCGTCTGACGTTAGGTAATATCCGTACTATTCAGATTAATGTGATGGGAGAAGTCGTACAGCCCGGTACCTACGCCCTTTCTTCCTTCTCTACCGTCTTCCATGCGCTTTATCGTGCAGGCGGTGTGAGTGATATCGGTAGCCTCCGAAACGTTCAGTTGGTACGCAACGGAAAGAATATTGCCACCATCGACGTCTACGAATTTATCATGAAAGGCAACACACAGGATGACATCCGCCTTCAGGAAGGTGACGTCGTGATTGTTCCCGCTTATGATGTATTGGTAAAGATCAGCGGCAAGGTAAAACGTCCTATGCGTTTTGAAATGAAGAAAGAAGAGAACCTTGCCACTTTAATCAAATATGCCGGCGGCTTTGAAGCCGATGCCTACACCCGTTCATTACGTGTTGTCCGTCAGAATGGTGAGGAATACGAAGTCAACACAGTCAAAGATATAGATTACAACATTTATAAAATGCGTAACGGTGACGTAGTAACCGCCGAAGCCATCCTTAACCGCTTCACAAACAAACTGGAAATCCGTGGCGCTGTCTATCGTCCCGGTATCTACCAGCTCAGCGGTAAACTGAACACGATCCGCGAACTTGTCCATGAAGCTCAGGGTCTGACCGGTGACGCTTTCCTGAATCGTGCCGTCCTCTATCGCCAGCGTGAAGACCTGACCAGTGAAGTTGTTCAGATAGACATTAAGTCTATCATGGACGGCACTTCCCCAAACCTTGCCCTAATGAAGAATGACATCCTCTACATTCCAAGTATCCATGACCTGGAAGACCGGGGTAATGTCACAGTTCACGGTGAGGTTGCCCACCCTGATTCCTATCCTTATGCGGATAACATGACACTTGAGGATCTGATCATTCAGGCCGGTGGCTTGAAAGAAGCCGCCTCTACTGTCCGTATTGATATATCGAGACGAATCAAGAATCCTCGTAGTACTGCGGATAATGATACGATTGGTCAGATGTATACCTTCTCTTTAAAGGATGGTTTTGTAATAGATGGTCAGCCCGGTTTTATCCTTGAGCCTTATGATCAGGTTTATGTCCGTCGCAGTCCGGGCTATCAGGCACAACAGAATGTAGCCATTGAAGGTGAAATCCTTTTCGGAGGAAATTACGCCATGACCAGCCGTGAGGAACGTCTTTCCGATTTAGTGAATAAAGCCGGTGGTCCGACCAATTATGCCTATCTGCGTGGTGCGAAACTGACCCGTGTGGCTAACGCTAGTGAAAAGAAACGTATGGGTGATGTAATTCGCCTTATGAGCAGGCAATTGGGCGAAGCCATGATTGACTCTTTGGGTATTCGTGTTGAAGATACTTTTACGGTTGGAATAGATTTGGAAAAAGCCTTGAGCAATCCTAAAAGTAATGCCGATCTTGTCTTACGTGAAGGTGATGTGATCTCCATACCTAAGAATACTAATACTGTAACTATCAATGGTGCTGTCATGGTTCCGAATACGGTTTCTTATATGAAGGGAAAGAATGTGGATTATTACCTGAATCAGGCCGGTGGCTGTTCTGATAATGCAAGGAAGAGTAAGAAGTTCATTGTTTACATGAATGGTCAGGTGACGAAGGTTAAGGGTAGTGGTAAGAAACAGATTGAGCCGGGGTGTGAGATTATTGTGCCTGGTAAGGCTAAGAAGAAAGGGAACATAGCTAATATTTTAGGTTATGCTACTTCCTTCAGTTCTTTGGGAATGATGATTGCTTCTATTGCTAATTTGATAAAGAAATAA
- a CDS encoding UpxY family transcription antiterminator, translated as MILRKKKSLNAGPINGTGEGVAHSKRWYVALVRMHHEKKVSEHLDKMGIENFVPVQQEFHQWSDRRKLVTSVLLPMMVFVHVDPKERMEVLSFSTVSRYMVMRGESSPAVIPDEQMARFRFMLDYSEESISMNSSPLARGEKVRVIKGPLTGLVGELVNVDGKSKIAVRLNMLGCACVDMPVGYVEPIMAAV; from the coding sequence ATGATTTTAAGAAAAAAGAAATCACTAAATGCTGGGCCTATTAATGGGACAGGGGAAGGCGTAGCACACTCAAAACGCTGGTATGTTGCTTTGGTTCGGATGCACCATGAAAAGAAGGTTTCCGAGCATCTGGACAAGATGGGTATCGAGAATTTCGTTCCCGTTCAACAGGAATTCCACCAATGGAGCGACCGTCGCAAGCTGGTCACCTCCGTCTTGCTTCCTATGATGGTCTTCGTACACGTTGACCCTAAGGAACGCATGGAAGTCCTGAGTTTTTCTACTGTCAGCCGTTACATGGTGATGCGCGGCGAGAGTAGTCCTGCTGTAATTCCTGACGAGCAGATGGCTCGTTTCCGTTTCATGCTTGATTATTCGGAAGAATCGATAAGCATGAACAGTTCTCCTTTGGCTCGTGGCGAAAAGGTTCGCGTGATCAAAGGTCCGTTGACGGGTCTTGTTGGCGAACTGGTCAATGTGGATGGTAAAAGTAAGATTGCTGTTCGCTTGAATATGCTGGGATGCGCCTGTGTTGATATGCCTGTCGGTTATGTAGAGCCGATTATGGCGGCTGTTTAA